Proteins from one Acropora muricata isolate sample 2 chromosome 9, ASM3666990v1, whole genome shotgun sequence genomic window:
- the LOC136927458 gene encoding uncharacterized protein isoform X3 — translation MATVPSEIYPHIYSFLLQNKFVKTAKSFKKEALVDFLADDVIDCDIVEWYNTYLSSEKTEKQRKRKVQEVSNEPKAKRRKKQTSTSESSCEEDTQVKKHVHPKAKAETFNSNHEKKTWKQTVCHSGSQESKTSSKKSHFKAKKKKALSSGLDGKVAKHEVQKSSSELSSEEEEKGSKKKNSTQLTKNKSQKTESLVNLGAKSSSEKEKMKDIAKSKVKKNSKAVISDDSKDLKKNKKEPSKASAKSTSSEEEESSVSSTSETDLDMMLDKLKDKLKSKVSLTATEGNNKQPQSSDESSSSSESDSEPTVMPKTSSKLTSAKVGQNEKSLERKQNLYPEKQASKNKVIQRSADSSDEESSSSEDSEDELSKNETSSTSNNPITKNQSSSSEEESSDDDDDDKHDDDDGVKSKSNMKAKVKEGATSKAISNNRLNGTVNEEKNQQKSLHKPQAASTPASNSKTSFRRVKEEDIAVDPRLKDNSFEAKAGSRGDWGEKANKDLKFVKGKSFRHEKTKKKRGSYRGGQISTGIHSIKFDSD, via the exons GACTTTTTGGCTGACGATGTCATTGACTGTGATATTGTCGAGTGGTATAATACCTATTTAAG CTCAGAAAAGACAGAAAAGCAAAGGAAGCGGAAGGTGCAGGAGGTTAGCAATGAACCAAAGGCAAAGcgaagaaaaaagcaaacatCAACTTCAG aATCAAGTTGTGAGGAGGATACACAGGTGAAGAAACATGTTCATCCAAAAGCTAAGGCAGAAACCTTCAACTCTAATCATGAGAAGAAAACGTGGAAGCAAACAGTTTGCCATTCTGGTTCTCAGGAGAGCAAGACGTCAAGTAAAAAGAGTCAtttcaaagcaaaaaagaaaaaagctttaaGCTCTGGGCTTGATGGGAAGGTTGCAAAGCACGAAGTTCAAAAGTCTTCATCAGAATTAAGTTCTGAAGAGGAGGAAAAAGGGTCGAAGAAAAAGAATTCTACTCAGttaacaaaaaataaaagtcaGAAGACTGAATCATTAGTTAATTTAGGTGCAAAATCGtcttcagaaaaagaaaaaatgaaagacaTTGCTAAATCAAAAGTCAAGAAAAACTCAAAAGCTGTAATATCTGATGACAGTAAAGACCTtaagaagaacaaaaaagaaCCAAGCAAGGCTTCGGCAAAATCAACTTCTAGTGAGGAAGAAGAATCATCAGTTAGTTCAACTTCAGAAACGGATTTAGATATGATGCTTGATAAATTAAAGGATAAATTAAAGTCAAAAGTATCATTGACAGCAACAGAAGGTAATAACAAGCAGCCACAGTCATCAGACGAGAGTTCAAGCTCTAGTGAATCAGATTCAGAACCTACAGTGATGCCCAAAACTTCATCTAAATTGACAAGTGCAAAAGTGGGGCAGAATGAAAAATCATTAGAGAGAAAGCAGAACTTATATCCTGAGAAACAGGCATCTAAGAATAAAGTAATACAAAGAAGTGCTGACTCCTCAGATGAAGAAAGCTCATCCTCAGAAGATTCTGAAGATGAACTGTCAAAGAATGAGACATCTTCAACTTCCAACAATCCAATTACAAAGAACCAGAGTAGTTCATCTGAAGAGGAAtcaagtgatgatgatgatgacgacaaacatgatgatgatgatggtgtgAAATCAAAATCTAATATGAAGGCAAAGGTTAAAGAGGGAGCCACATCAAAAGCAATAAGTAACAACAGACTTAATGGCACAGtcaatgaagaaaaaaaccAACAGAAAAGTTTACATAAACCTCAAG CAGCATCTACTCCTGCTTCAAATTCAAAG ACTTCCTTTAGAAGAGTTAAAGAAGAAGATATTGCAGTTGATCCAAGACTCAAAGATAATAGTTTTGAGGCCAAG GCGGGCTCGAGGGGAGACTGGGGCGAGAAAGCAAACAAAGACCTGAAGTTTGTAAAAG GGAAGTCGTTTCGACATGAAAAAACCAAGAAGAAGCGGGGAAGTTACCGTGGAGGACAAATAAGCACAGGCATCCATTCCATCAAATTTGACAGTGACTGA
- the LOC136927458 gene encoding uncharacterized protein isoform X4: MATVPSEIYPHIYSFLLQNKFVKTAKSFKKEALVDFLADDVIDCDIVEWYNTYLSSEKTEKQRKRKVQEVSNEPKAKRRKKQTSTSESSCEEDTQVKKHVHPKAKAETFNSNHEKKTWKQTVCHSGSQESKTSSKKSHFKAKKKKALSSGLDGKVAKHEVQKSSSELSSEEEEKGSKKKNSTQLTKNKSQKTESLVNLGAKSSSEKEKMKDIAKSKVKKNSKAVISDDSKDLKKNKKEPSKASAKSTSSEEEESSVSSTSETDLDMMLDKLKDKLKSKVSLTATEGNNKQPQSSDESSSSSESDSEPTVMPKTSSKLTSAKVGQNEKSLERKQNLYPEKQASKNKVIQRSADSSDEESSSSEDSEDELSKNETSSTSNNPITKNQSSSSEEESSDDDDDDKHDDDDGVKSKSNMKAKVKEGATSKAISNNRLNGTVNEEKNQQKSLHKPQASTPASNSKTSFRRVKEEDIAVDPRLKDNSFEAKAGSRGDWGEKANKDLKFVKGKSFRHEKTKKKRGSYRGGQISTGIHSIKFDSD; this comes from the exons GACTTTTTGGCTGACGATGTCATTGACTGTGATATTGTCGAGTGGTATAATACCTATTTAAG CTCAGAAAAGACAGAAAAGCAAAGGAAGCGGAAGGTGCAGGAGGTTAGCAATGAACCAAAGGCAAAGcgaagaaaaaagcaaacatCAACTTCAG aATCAAGTTGTGAGGAGGATACACAGGTGAAGAAACATGTTCATCCAAAAGCTAAGGCAGAAACCTTCAACTCTAATCATGAGAAGAAAACGTGGAAGCAAACAGTTTGCCATTCTGGTTCTCAGGAGAGCAAGACGTCAAGTAAAAAGAGTCAtttcaaagcaaaaaagaaaaaagctttaaGCTCTGGGCTTGATGGGAAGGTTGCAAAGCACGAAGTTCAAAAGTCTTCATCAGAATTAAGTTCTGAAGAGGAGGAAAAAGGGTCGAAGAAAAAGAATTCTACTCAGttaacaaaaaataaaagtcaGAAGACTGAATCATTAGTTAATTTAGGTGCAAAATCGtcttcagaaaaagaaaaaatgaaagacaTTGCTAAATCAAAAGTCAAGAAAAACTCAAAAGCTGTAATATCTGATGACAGTAAAGACCTtaagaagaacaaaaaagaaCCAAGCAAGGCTTCGGCAAAATCAACTTCTAGTGAGGAAGAAGAATCATCAGTTAGTTCAACTTCAGAAACGGATTTAGATATGATGCTTGATAAATTAAAGGATAAATTAAAGTCAAAAGTATCATTGACAGCAACAGAAGGTAATAACAAGCAGCCACAGTCATCAGACGAGAGTTCAAGCTCTAGTGAATCAGATTCAGAACCTACAGTGATGCCCAAAACTTCATCTAAATTGACAAGTGCAAAAGTGGGGCAGAATGAAAAATCATTAGAGAGAAAGCAGAACTTATATCCTGAGAAACAGGCATCTAAGAATAAAGTAATACAAAGAAGTGCTGACTCCTCAGATGAAGAAAGCTCATCCTCAGAAGATTCTGAAGATGAACTGTCAAAGAATGAGACATCTTCAACTTCCAACAATCCAATTACAAAGAACCAGAGTAGTTCATCTGAAGAGGAAtcaagtgatgatgatgatgacgacaaacatgatgatgatgatggtgtgAAATCAAAATCTAATATGAAGGCAAAGGTTAAAGAGGGAGCCACATCAAAAGCAATAAGTAACAACAGACTTAATGGCACAGtcaatgaagaaaaaaaccAACAGAAAAGTTTACATAAACCTCAAG CATCTACTCCTGCTTCAAATTCAAAG ACTTCCTTTAGAAGAGTTAAAGAAGAAGATATTGCAGTTGATCCAAGACTCAAAGATAATAGTTTTGAGGCCAAG GCGGGCTCGAGGGGAGACTGGGGCGAGAAAGCAAACAAAGACCTGAAGTTTGTAAAAG GGAAGTCGTTTCGACATGAAAAAACCAAGAAGAAGCGGGGAAGTTACCGTGGAGGACAAATAAGCACAGGCATCCATTCCATCAAATTTGACAGTGACTGA
- the LOC136927458 gene encoding uncharacterized protein isoform X1 yields MATVPSEIYPHIYSFLLQNKFVKTAKSFKKEALVDFLADDVIDCDIVEWYNTYLSSEKTEKQRKRKVQEVSNEPKAKRRKKQTSTSESSCEEDTQVKKHVHPKAKAETFNSNHEKKTWKQTVCHSGSQESKTSSKKSHFKAKKKKALSSGLDGKVAKHEVQKSSSELSSEEEEKGSKKKNSTQLTKNKSQKTESLVNLGAKSSSEKEKMKDIAKSKVKKNSKAVISDDSKDLKKNKKEPSKASAKSTSSEEEESSVSSTSETDLDMMLDKLKDKLKSKVSLTATEGNNKQPQSSDESSSSSESDSEPTVMPKTSSKLTSAKVGQNEKSLERKQNLYPEKQASKNKVIQRSADSSDEESSSSEDSEDELSKNETSSTSNNPITKNQSSSSEEESSDDDDDDKHDDDDGVKSKSNMKAKVKEGATSKAISNNRLNGTVNEEKNQQKSLHKPQAASTPASNSKVNVKNGGSKTSFRRVKEEDIAVDPRLKDNSFEAKAGSRGDWGEKANKDLKFVKGKSFRHEKTKKKRGSYRGGQISTGIHSIKFDSD; encoded by the exons GACTTTTTGGCTGACGATGTCATTGACTGTGATATTGTCGAGTGGTATAATACCTATTTAAG CTCAGAAAAGACAGAAAAGCAAAGGAAGCGGAAGGTGCAGGAGGTTAGCAATGAACCAAAGGCAAAGcgaagaaaaaagcaaacatCAACTTCAG aATCAAGTTGTGAGGAGGATACACAGGTGAAGAAACATGTTCATCCAAAAGCTAAGGCAGAAACCTTCAACTCTAATCATGAGAAGAAAACGTGGAAGCAAACAGTTTGCCATTCTGGTTCTCAGGAGAGCAAGACGTCAAGTAAAAAGAGTCAtttcaaagcaaaaaagaaaaaagctttaaGCTCTGGGCTTGATGGGAAGGTTGCAAAGCACGAAGTTCAAAAGTCTTCATCAGAATTAAGTTCTGAAGAGGAGGAAAAAGGGTCGAAGAAAAAGAATTCTACTCAGttaacaaaaaataaaagtcaGAAGACTGAATCATTAGTTAATTTAGGTGCAAAATCGtcttcagaaaaagaaaaaatgaaagacaTTGCTAAATCAAAAGTCAAGAAAAACTCAAAAGCTGTAATATCTGATGACAGTAAAGACCTtaagaagaacaaaaaagaaCCAAGCAAGGCTTCGGCAAAATCAACTTCTAGTGAGGAAGAAGAATCATCAGTTAGTTCAACTTCAGAAACGGATTTAGATATGATGCTTGATAAATTAAAGGATAAATTAAAGTCAAAAGTATCATTGACAGCAACAGAAGGTAATAACAAGCAGCCACAGTCATCAGACGAGAGTTCAAGCTCTAGTGAATCAGATTCAGAACCTACAGTGATGCCCAAAACTTCATCTAAATTGACAAGTGCAAAAGTGGGGCAGAATGAAAAATCATTAGAGAGAAAGCAGAACTTATATCCTGAGAAACAGGCATCTAAGAATAAAGTAATACAAAGAAGTGCTGACTCCTCAGATGAAGAAAGCTCATCCTCAGAAGATTCTGAAGATGAACTGTCAAAGAATGAGACATCTTCAACTTCCAACAATCCAATTACAAAGAACCAGAGTAGTTCATCTGAAGAGGAAtcaagtgatgatgatgatgacgacaaacatgatgatgatgatggtgtgAAATCAAAATCTAATATGAAGGCAAAGGTTAAAGAGGGAGCCACATCAAAAGCAATAAGTAACAACAGACTTAATGGCACAGtcaatgaagaaaaaaaccAACAGAAAAGTTTACATAAACCTCAAG CAGCATCTACTCCTGCTTCAAATTCAAAGGTAAATGTTAAGAATGGCGGAAGTAAG ACTTCCTTTAGAAGAGTTAAAGAAGAAGATATTGCAGTTGATCCAAGACTCAAAGATAATAGTTTTGAGGCCAAG GCGGGCTCGAGGGGAGACTGGGGCGAGAAAGCAAACAAAGACCTGAAGTTTGTAAAAG GGAAGTCGTTTCGACATGAAAAAACCAAGAAGAAGCGGGGAAGTTACCGTGGAGGACAAATAAGCACAGGCATCCATTCCATCAAATTTGACAGTGACTGA
- the LOC136927458 gene encoding uncharacterized protein isoform X2, translating into MATVPSEIYPHIYSFLLQNKFVKTAKSFKKEALVDFLADDVIDCDIVEWYNTYLSSEKTEKQRKRKVQEVSNEPKAKRRKKQTSTSESSCEEDTQVKKHVHPKAKAETFNSNHEKKTWKQTVCHSGSQESKTSSKKSHFKAKKKKALSSGLDGKVAKHEVQKSSSELSSEEEEKGSKKKNSTQLTKNKSQKTESLVNLGAKSSSEKEKMKDIAKSKVKKNSKAVISDDSKDLKKNKKEPSKASAKSTSSEEEESSVSSTSETDLDMMLDKLKDKLKSKVSLTATEGNNKQPQSSDESSSSSESDSEPTVMPKTSSKLTSAKVGQNEKSLERKQNLYPEKQASKNKVIQRSADSSDEESSSSEDSEDELSKNETSSTSNNPITKNQSSSSEEESSDDDDDDKHDDDDGVKSKSNMKAKVKEGATSKAISNNRLNGTVNEEKNQQKSLHKPQASTPASNSKVNVKNGGSKTSFRRVKEEDIAVDPRLKDNSFEAKAGSRGDWGEKANKDLKFVKGKSFRHEKTKKKRGSYRGGQISTGIHSIKFDSD; encoded by the exons GACTTTTTGGCTGACGATGTCATTGACTGTGATATTGTCGAGTGGTATAATACCTATTTAAG CTCAGAAAAGACAGAAAAGCAAAGGAAGCGGAAGGTGCAGGAGGTTAGCAATGAACCAAAGGCAAAGcgaagaaaaaagcaaacatCAACTTCAG aATCAAGTTGTGAGGAGGATACACAGGTGAAGAAACATGTTCATCCAAAAGCTAAGGCAGAAACCTTCAACTCTAATCATGAGAAGAAAACGTGGAAGCAAACAGTTTGCCATTCTGGTTCTCAGGAGAGCAAGACGTCAAGTAAAAAGAGTCAtttcaaagcaaaaaagaaaaaagctttaaGCTCTGGGCTTGATGGGAAGGTTGCAAAGCACGAAGTTCAAAAGTCTTCATCAGAATTAAGTTCTGAAGAGGAGGAAAAAGGGTCGAAGAAAAAGAATTCTACTCAGttaacaaaaaataaaagtcaGAAGACTGAATCATTAGTTAATTTAGGTGCAAAATCGtcttcagaaaaagaaaaaatgaaagacaTTGCTAAATCAAAAGTCAAGAAAAACTCAAAAGCTGTAATATCTGATGACAGTAAAGACCTtaagaagaacaaaaaagaaCCAAGCAAGGCTTCGGCAAAATCAACTTCTAGTGAGGAAGAAGAATCATCAGTTAGTTCAACTTCAGAAACGGATTTAGATATGATGCTTGATAAATTAAAGGATAAATTAAAGTCAAAAGTATCATTGACAGCAACAGAAGGTAATAACAAGCAGCCACAGTCATCAGACGAGAGTTCAAGCTCTAGTGAATCAGATTCAGAACCTACAGTGATGCCCAAAACTTCATCTAAATTGACAAGTGCAAAAGTGGGGCAGAATGAAAAATCATTAGAGAGAAAGCAGAACTTATATCCTGAGAAACAGGCATCTAAGAATAAAGTAATACAAAGAAGTGCTGACTCCTCAGATGAAGAAAGCTCATCCTCAGAAGATTCTGAAGATGAACTGTCAAAGAATGAGACATCTTCAACTTCCAACAATCCAATTACAAAGAACCAGAGTAGTTCATCTGAAGAGGAAtcaagtgatgatgatgatgacgacaaacatgatgatgatgatggtgtgAAATCAAAATCTAATATGAAGGCAAAGGTTAAAGAGGGAGCCACATCAAAAGCAATAAGTAACAACAGACTTAATGGCACAGtcaatgaagaaaaaaaccAACAGAAAAGTTTACATAAACCTCAAG CATCTACTCCTGCTTCAAATTCAAAGGTAAATGTTAAGAATGGCGGAAGTAAG ACTTCCTTTAGAAGAGTTAAAGAAGAAGATATTGCAGTTGATCCAAGACTCAAAGATAATAGTTTTGAGGCCAAG GCGGGCTCGAGGGGAGACTGGGGCGAGAAAGCAAACAAAGACCTGAAGTTTGTAAAAG GGAAGTCGTTTCGACATGAAAAAACCAAGAAGAAGCGGGGAAGTTACCGTGGAGGACAAATAAGCACAGGCATCCATTCCATCAAATTTGACAGTGACTGA